GGCGGCACCTGCATGAATGTCGGCTGCATTCCGACGAAAATGTACGTCGTCGCGGCGGACACTGCACTCTCAGCGGCAGATTCCACCAAACTTGGCCTTGACACCCAGTTCAACGGCGCCGATTGGAAGTCAATCGTCCAGCGAGTTTTCCACAATCGCATTGATCTAATCGCCAAGGGTGGCGAAGAATACCGGCGCGGCCCCGAGACCCCCAACATTACTGTCTACGACCAGCACGCTTCGTTTGTCGCCCCGAAGACCATCACCACCGGTCAAGGCAACGAGCAAAAGACAATCTCCGGCGACACCATCATCATCGCCACTGGCTCACGCCCGAGCATCCCTGAGGTTCTTGCCGCATCGGGCGTCCCGCTGCACACCAACGAGACGATCATGCGCCTCGACGAGCAGCCGAAAAGCCTCACCATCGTCGGTGGCGGATTCATCGCCATGGAGTTCGCCCACGTATTTGCAGCACTGGGCACCAAGGTCACTGTGGTTAACCGCTCCCCGCTTCTGCGCACCCTCGAGCCAGAAATCACTACCCGTTTCAATGAACTCGCTGCACAGCGCTTCGACACCCGCATCGGCCGCACCGTCAAGAGCGCAACCTCCGACGACGCTGGCGTCACGCTCGTGCTTGACGACGACACCTCCGTCACCTCCGAAGCTGTCCTCGTCGCCACCGGACGCACCCCCAATGGCGACCAGATGAACTTGGCCTCCGCAGGAATTGAGATGCGCGAAGACGGACGCATCAAGGTGGACGATTTCGGGCGCACCACAGCCGAGGGTGTGTGGGCGCTGGGCGATGTGTCCTCCCCGTACCAACTCAAACACGTAGCCAACGCGGAGACTCGCGCTGTGCGACACAACATCTTGCACCCAGACAACATGGTCCCGATGCCACACGATCACGTACCTTCGGCGATCTTTACCCACCCGCAGATCGCGACCGTCGGGCTGACAGAGCAGCAGGCACGCGACGAAGGTCACGATGTCACCGTCAAGATTCAGAGCTACCGCGATGTGGCATACGGTTGGGCGTTGGAAGACACGACGGGAATCGTGAAGCTGGTAGCCGATCGCGTTACCGGCAAGATGCTTGGTGCACACTATATGGGCCCACAGGCATCAACTCTGATCCAGCAGATGATCACAGTTATGGCGTTTGACCTCGACGTACGCGAGGTAGCTACCCAGCAGTATTGGATTCACCCAGCGCTGCCAGAAGTCACTGAGAATGCGCTACTGGGCCTCGATTTTGAATTCCCCGA
The Corynebacterium breve genome window above contains:
- the mtr gene encoding mycothione reductase, with the protein product MPHDHNVDAHYDYIIIGAGSGNSIPTPELDDKSIAIVEKGLFGGTCMNVGCIPTKMYVVAADTALSAADSTKLGLDTQFNGADWKSIVQRVFHNRIDLIAKGGEEYRRGPETPNITVYDQHASFVAPKTITTGQGNEQKTISGDTIIIATGSRPSIPEVLAASGVPLHTNETIMRLDEQPKSLTIVGGGFIAMEFAHVFAALGTKVTVVNRSPLLRTLEPEITTRFNELAAQRFDTRIGRTVKSATSDDAGVTLVLDDDTSVTSEAVLVATGRTPNGDQMNLASAGIEMREDGRIKVDDFGRTTAEGVWALGDVSSPYQLKHVANAETRAVRHNILHPDNMVPMPHDHVPSAIFTHPQIATVGLTEQQARDEGHDVTVKIQSYRDVAYGWALEDTTGIVKLVADRVTGKMLGAHYMGPQASTLIQQMITVMAFDLDVREVATQQYWIHPALPEVTENALLGLDFEFPEV